TTCGACGGCTACGTCGAACGCCAGGGAACCGTCTACCGTGGTCACGAGATCCAGCAGACAGACGCGGCGTTCTTCTCGAAGGAGTTCTGGCTGGTGGTCTCGCTCGTGCCGGTCCCGGCGTCGGAGACTCCGACACCGACGCTCGGCCTCGCGTTTCCCGAGGTCCCCGAGGCGGTGCGGTCTGCGGTCGATCCGGTGCTCTCGGAGTCGAAGCAGTCGACGTCGGTGACGACCGCGACCGTCGAGGATGACAGCATACTCCGCGAGTTCGCCGAGGAGTACGACTACCTGCTGACCCACACCGCGTTGTTCGAGATCGGGAGGGAGACGTGATCGAACGCGGTCGAGGGGGAGAGGCGTGACAGCTATCGGTGCGCTGAAGCGTGTCGCCGACTCACCCGCCGTGGACGCCGTCGGGACGGTCGCGGTCGCGGCGCTGGTCGCCTCGCTCGGCGTCCAGAACCCGGTCCAACCGGCGATACTCGTCGCGCTGTGGCTGTCGTTCGTCGTCGAACGACGAGTTCCGGTCGAACGGTGGGCGGCGAGAGCGGTGCTCGGTCTCGGTCCGCTGGTCGCGGGAGCCTACTCGCTGTCGGTCGGCGACGATCCGTTCACGGTCGGACTCTGGTTCGGCGGTGCAGGGGTCGTCTTCGGGCTCTCACTGCTCGAACGTCGGTCGCAGAACCGGGGGTGACACACCGCGTCAGGACTTCTCGACGGCCTGCACCTGGAACTCGGCGTAGCCGCCGTAGGCGACCTCCAGGGCACCGAGCCACCAGTTCCACCGACTCGCCAGTGAGTCTCCCTCGGGCGCGTCTGCGAGGTTGTCGAGGATCTCCTGGGTCGTCAGCGGCGTGTCTCGGTCGCGGTCGACCGTCCCGGAGTCGGCCAGATCGCGGGCCTGCCGGACGACCACCCGGCGCTCCGCGTCGGTCCCGCCGAACCGTTCGGCCAGTGCCGCGTCGAGTTCCGCCGGGTCGAGTGTGTCGGTCACGACGGGTCGTAGGCGACCGACCGGCAAGAGTGCAGCGTCGACTGCGTCGACAGGTCACTCACCGACTGTCGGACTCAGCCGAACAGCGCCGCCGCGACCATCACCGCACCGAGGAGACCCAGTGTCGTCCCGGCGTAGAACAGTATCACGGGCTCGCCGTCGGTGACGAGCGCGAACAGCCCGACCGAACCGAAGAAGAGCACGCCGAGTACGCCGAGGACGAGTCGGACGTCGCGGTCCAGGCCACCGCTCGGCTCCCAGTCTGTCGACGTCGTGATCCGCGCCAGCACCGACTCGACACTGCTGCTGGCTTCGGCGGGTACGACGAGCAGCGTGGGCCGGTTCCCGAGCAAGTCGCGGTCGTGGTATCGGAGTCGGACGACGACGTAGCTCCCGATCCGGTAACTGTCGGTGCCGGCGAGCGACGAGAGGTCGCCAGCCCGGCGGTTCCGGTCGGCGGTGTCGAACGTCGGCACCGCCATCTCGTCGGCGACCGCAGGGTGCGACTCGGCGTACTCCCGCGCCAGTTTCCCGGTGTAGAACTCGACGGTTCGCTCCTCGGGGTCGATCCGACCGACCGTGTACCGTGAGTCGACCGACGAGACGAGGAAGGCCAGTCCGAAGGGGAGAAACAGGACCACGATCGGACCGAAGACCGCGCCGAGTCCGGCGAGGAGGCCCGCACCCGCGACGAGGCCCGGCAGGAGCCACCGGAGTCGGAGCCACGAGAGGTCGGGCGAGAACAGCGCACGCTCGCGCTCGGACCCGGCGTCGGCGGCGATCAGGACGTAGATCAGCGAGAACGGCCCGCCGACGAGTGCGAGGACGACGACCACCAGCAGCGCGTCGGTACTCGGGCCGAGCGCCGACCGGGCGAGGAGGAACGCGCCGAACCCCCCGACGACGAGCAGGAAGACACCGACCACTCCTGCGAGCAGGTGGCGAACCGCGAGAAAGTACGGGTCCGACTGGTGGTCGGGGAGTGCGACCCACGAGACGACGCCGGTGTCGGACGACTCGTCTGCGGAGGACGAATGACCGGCAGGGGCGGAGGGCATCGGCTCGGACTTCACTCCGCGACGGAAAGAGTGTTCGTGTCTGTCGGCTCAGCGCCACCACTCGCTCCGGCGCTCCTCGTAGCTCGCGTCGCGGAACGGCGCCGGTTTGTCGGCGTCATCCTCCGCGCCGAGTGCGTACGCCAGCCAGTAGCCGACGTGCCAGCCGACCGCGTCGGTGTCGAGGTTCACGAGCGTGATCCGGGTGCGTTCGTACCGCTCGATGGCACCGTCGCCGTCGGGGTCGGTGCCACGCGTCCCGACACAGGACCCGGCCTCGTCGTCGGGACCGCACGGCGAGGTGTCCGAGAAGTCGACGACGATCTCGGCGGCTTCGGGGTCGTCGACGCGCCGGAAGGTGAGGTTGTCGGGCATCCCCGGCGCGCCCTCGGCGTAGTAGTCCAGCGCGTGGCCCACCTGCTCGCTCGCACGGGCCGGGTCAGAGGCGTTCGCGGTGTCGACGTAGACGGTGAACTCGCCGTCGGCCCACGGGTACGCGCGCTCGGTCGCGTTCGGCTTCGGCTGGGTGTAGATGACCGACCGGGCGGCCATCACGTCTGCTGGCGCGTCCTCGTGACCCAGACCGAGCGTGTGGCCGAGTTCGTGCGTCACGACGAGGACGCTGGACTGGTCGGACAGCCCGCCCTGTATCCAGATCGTCTCGGGGCGCTCGATCTGTCGGGCGTCGGTGATCAACGGCGCACAGCCCACCGCGTCGGTCACGGTGCCACACTCCGGAACGGTCTCGGTGAACTCGACTCGGAGGTCGGGCGCTTCGGCGTCGGGGACGACGCGGTAGTCGATCGGGTAACCGGCGTAGCGTTCGGCGTTCGCCTCCCAGTAAGCGGTCGCCTCCCGGACGAGTGGCGTGACGTTCCGACTGGGGTCGGCGCTGTTCGCGACCGCGACGACGACTGGCTCCTCGCCCCACGGACTGACGCCCGGCGGGGCTGCCGTAGCGATGGGCGTCGAGTCGGCGGTCGGCGAGACGGTCGGGCGTGTCGTCGTCGCGGGATCGGACGGGCGTGTCTCTACCGGGCCGATGCACCCGGCCACGAGGAGACAACAGACCAGCGAGAGCACCAGGAGGCGGGTCACGTTCGATGCGACGGCTGGGAGCGAAATGAGCGTTCGGGCTGGGTTTCGGAGTGGGATCGGCGTGAGTATCCTGGCGGGTCGGCCACGTCGCCGAGTCTCCGAACCCACCGACAGCGGTCGAATTCACCGGACAAACCGTGTGAGTTTGCTCCGTCAGAGTTAACCCTTAGATACGTCTAAATCCGACCATGTTGAGCGACGTGATGGAGGACTACCTGAAGGCCATCTACATCCTGCAGGCCGAGCAGGGACCCCCGGTGTCGACCTCCGACATCGCCGACTACCTCGACAAGACCTCGCCGACCGTCACCAGCATGATCGGCAAACTCGCCGACCGTGGCCTGGTCGAACGCGAGAAGTACAAGGGCGTCGAGTTGACCGACGAGGGCGAGACGGTCGCCCTGGAGGTCCTCCGGCACCACCGCCTGCTGGAGGCGTACCTCGCCGAGCATCTCGACTACGACTGGAGCGAGGTCCACGACGAGGCCGACGCGCTGGAACACCACATCAGCGAGGAGTTCGAGCGCAGAGTCGCCGAGGCACTGGGCGACCCCGAGGTCGACCCCCACGGCGATCCGATCCCCAGCGCGGACCTCAGTCCACTGGAGGAGGACGACGCCGAACGCCTCTCGGACCACGGCGTCGGCGACCGAGTGGTCGTCTCGCGCGTCTCCGACCGTGACGAGGACGAACTGGCGTACCTCGCCGAGGCGGGGGTCACACCCGGCACCGAACTGACCGTCCGGGACGTCGCGCCCTTCGGGATGGTGACGGTGCTTGTCGGCGACACCGGGAACGAGCAGAGCCTGCCCGAGTCGGTCGCCCGCTCGATTCGCGTCCGCAGTGCGACCGATCCGAGCGACACCGCCAACACGGAGGCCGGCCAGCCGTGACCGGCTGGGTCGAGATCCTCACCGTCGCGTTCGTCGCGCAACTCGTCGTCCTGCCGGGCGAGAAGGTCCAGTTCATCATCGCCGGGCTGTCGACGCGCTACAACCCGGCCGTGGTCGTCGCCGCCGCCGGCTCCGCCTTCGCGGGCTGGACCGCCCTGGAGATCGCCTTCGGCGCGGCCCTCCAGCGCGCGCTCTCGCCGCTCGTCCTCGACGCGCTGACCGGCGGACTGTTCCTGCTGTTCGCCGTCCTGCTCTACCGGTCTGCGCCGGAACCGGGCGAGACCTCGCTCCCGGAGACCGACGGCGGGAACGTCGCGGCCGACGTTACCGTCTTCGGGCGAGAGGTGCCGGACGCACTCGGCGGGTTCCTCCCGATCTTCGCCATGATGGCCTTCGGCGAGTTCGGCGACAAGACCCAACTCGTCACCATCGGGCTGGCGGCCCAGTACGGCGCGAGTCCCGCGATCTGGGCCGGCGAGATGCTGGCCATCATCCCGGTCAGCGTCGCCAACGCGGTGTTCTTCCACCGCTTCTCACACCGGTTCGACGTCCGGAAGGCACACCTCGGGGCGGCCGCGCTGTTCGGCTTCTTCGCCCTCGACACCGCGCTCGCGATCGCCACCGGTTTCTCGGTCTGGGAGACGGTCGTCACGACCATCTCCGACGCGGTCCTCGCGGCGGTCTGACTCGTCTTCGTCTCGTCGTCCACAGAGCGCCGACGAGGTGACGCAGAATCCGCATCTTTTTTCGCAGTTTCACCCGTCTCACAGCCTGTGTCGCTCGCTGCACCCCTCCTCGACTCGGTCGTGACCGCACTCCTCGGCATCGTCTTCGGACTGGCGCTCGCCGCGCCGCCGGGGCCGATGAACGCGATCATCGCCGAGGAGAGCGTCGTCCGTGGCTGGCAGTCGGGGTTCACGGCCGGACTGGGTGCGGCGTCTGCGGACGCCATCTTCTTCGTGCTCGCGTATCTCGGTGTCGTCGCCTTCGTCGAGCAGTTCCCGACGCTCCGGGCCGTGATGGTCGGCATCGGCGGCCTGCTGATGGTCTACTTCGCCTACGGGGCCGGACAGGAGGCGCTCGCCGGGTCGTTCCTCGGGAGCGACGTTGCTGTCGGAGACGCCCCGGAGACCGACGGCGGGGTCGACTCGACCGGCTTCCGGAAGGCGTTCGTCCTCGCGTTGACGAACCCCTACCAGATCCTGTTCTGGCTCACCATCGGCGTCGGCCTGCTGGAACCCGGCACCCTGGACGTGTTCGCCGAGATGCCGTACCTCGGCGAGTATCTCGCGGGCCTGCTCGTCGTCCAGACCGGAAGCGCCGCCCTGGTCGTCGGCTTCTTCGGCGGCATCGGCGTCTGGATCACCGGGTTCCCGGCCGCACTGGTGACCGCGAAGCGCCGCGTCGAGTCGCTCGCGCCGGTCGTCGCCGGGGTGAGTGCTCTGGTGCTCCTCGGCTTCGGCGTGACGTTCGTCGTGGACGCGGTTCGGTCGCTGCTGTGAGGCGCGACGGGCCGACGCTCCCTGACGGCCAGCAACACTGATGGCTCGAGGTCACCTCCGGAGAGTCGAATGACGAGCGATCCGATCTACGTGGTGGACGTGTTCGCCCAGCGCCGGTACGCCGGCAACCAACTCGCGGTCGTCCTCGATAGCGGCGACCGGACAGACGAGGAGCGGTTGGCACTGACACGCGAGACGAAGTTCTCGGAGGCGACGTTCGTCACCGACAGCGATCCGGCGACAGATCGCTACGACGTCCGCATCTTCGATCCGATCGAGGAGATCCCGTTCGCGGGTCACCCGACGCTCGGGACCGCCTTCGTCCTCCGGGAGCACGTCGCACCCGACCGGCCGGACGAACTGACGCTGACCCTCGGAGTCGGGGAGGTGCCCGTCTGGATCGAGACCGACGAGACTGGCGTGGAGACCTACTGGATGCGCCAGCCGGCCCCGACGTTCGGCGAGCGAGCCGACCCCGACAGCCTCGCCCGGATACTCGGACTGTCCACCGACGACATCGACTCGGCGTCTCCGATCCAACTGGTCTCGACCGGGCTACCGACACTGATCGTCCCACTCACCTCGCGCGACGCACTCCAGCGCGCAGCGACCCGACAGCCGGCCTACGATCGCGAGTTCCTCGACGGGTTCGGTCACACGAACCTCCTCGTCTTCGCGCCGGAGGGATACGAGGAGGCCGATCTGAGTGTCCGCGTGTTCGCCGACTACGCCGGTGTACCGGAAGACCCCGCCACTGGCTCGTCGAACGGCTGTCTCGCCGCGTACCTCGTCGAACACGACTACTTCGAGACCGACGAGATCGACTGTACGGTCGAACAGGGGGACGAGATCGACCGCCCGTCTCGGCTTCACCTCCGGGCCGCACGCACTGCTCCCGACGGAGATCACGGGAGTATCGACGTTCGTGTCGGCGGCCGCGTCGTCCCGGTTCTGCACGGCCACCTTCACTGACTCGGAGGGTCGCTCCTCGTCGTTCTCTCGGCACCGTCCTCTCGGGTCACCGTCTTCTCACGTCACGCCGCCACTGCTCGTCTCGTACTCCGCGAGTGCCCCCTCGGCAAGCACCGACCGTGCGATCTCCACCACATCCCACACGTCGGCGAACCCGGTGTAGAGCGGCGCGGGACAGAGCCGAACGACGTTCGGTGGCCGAAAGTCGACGACGACACCACGATCCTTCAGCGCCTCGGCGAGTTTCTGCCCCTCGGGGTGTTCGACTGCGACGTGCCCGCCTCGCCGGTCCGCATCGCGCGGTGTGCCGACCGAACAGCCGAACTCGGCGAGTCGCTCGTCCACGAGGGCGATCAGGTAGTCGGTCAGTGCGACCGACTTCTCGCGGATCGTGTCGATCCCCGCGTCTCGAATGATCGACAGCGAGCCCTCCAGTGGCGCGAGGCTGAGGAGGTGCGGCGTCCCGATCTGCCACGCGCCGGCCGAGTCTGCCGGCGTGAACTCGAGGTTCATGTCGAACTGCGTGGACTTGTCGTGGCCCCACCAGCCCGCGAGTGCGGGCGTCGTCCCGAAGTGATCACGGTTCACGTACAGTCCCGCCAGCGCGCCGGGGCCCGCGTTGAGATACTTGTACGAACACCAGACCGCGAAGTCCACGCCGATGTCGGCGAGGTCGTGCGGGACGACGCCGACCGAGTGTGCGAGGTCGAATCCGGCCAGCGCGCCGTGATCGTGGGCGATCTCGGTCAGACGCTCGACGTCCAGCAGTTGGCCGCTCCGGTAGAACACCGAGGGCATGAACACCACCACCACGTCGTCGTGCGATTCGAGCGCGTCGGCGACGTCGCGCTCCGCCAGCGTCCGGCCGTCCTCACTCTCGACGACGACCAGTCCTTCGTCGGGGTCGATGCCGCGCTGGCGGAACTGCGCCCGGATGGCGTAGTGGTCGGTCGGGAAGTCGAGGTCGTTGACGACGACCTTCGTCCCGTCGGCCTCGTCGAGGAACGTGCCGATCAGGGTGTGGATGTTGACGGTCGTCGAGTTCGCCAACACGACCTCCTCGGCGTCCGCACCGAGGAGCGGCGCGAGGTCGTCGCCCAGTTCCTCGGCGTAGGTGAACCAGTCCTGCTCGGCGTCGGTCCAGCCCCGGATGCCGAGGTCGCGCCACTCCTCGACGATCCGGTCCAGCGAAGCCTCCGCCTCGGCCGAGATGGGTCCCAGCGAGTTGCCGTCCATGTAGTAGTCGTCGGGCACGTCGAACCGCTCCCGGAAGTCGGCGAGTGGGTCCCGCCGGTCGGCGGCGACCGCGCCTGCTCGCCCGTCGGTCGGATCGGGTCGCGCTCCCGCAGGCGGCGAATCGGTGTTCATACCCCATCCTCGGACGCCTGCGGGTTGTCGGTTTCGCCGTGCGTGTCTCCGAGTCGGGACACCGCCTGCCGGAGCGTGTGGAACTTTACGCCCGGCGCGTCAGTCGGCGACATGGACAGGATGGACCCGGACGCGGCCGACGCCGTCGCCGAGATCGAGGCGCTCGGCGTCCCCGAGTGGCACACGCTCTCGGTCGAGTCGGCCCGCCGGATCGAAGCCGAGGTGTTCACCCCCGAGTCGCTCCCGCCGGTTCCCTTCGTCCGCGACCTGGCGATCCCCGGCAGAGCCGGCGAGATCCCGATCCGCGTCTACCGACCGCGACCGCTCGATGCGGCCGACGCCGACTCCCGGTCTCTCCCGGTTCTCGTCTTCTACCACGGCGGCGGGTGGGTCCTCGGGACGCTCGACTCGGCGGGATCGATCTGTCGGGAACTGGCCCGACGCGCCGGGTGTGCCGTCGTCTCGGTGGACTACCGACTCGCGCCGGAACACCCGTTCCCCGCCGGCGTCGAGGACGCGTTCACTGCGGTCTCGTGGGTCGCCCGGAACGCCGAGACGTTCGGCGGCGACCCGGATCGTATCGCGGTGGGTGGGACCAGCGCCGGCGGTGCGCTCGCGGCCGCGACCGCACTCAGGGCGCGGGACGCCGGCGGTCCCGTGATCGCTCACCAACTGCTCTGTTACCCGGCGACCGACCACGACTTCGACACCGACTCCTACCGCGAGAACGCCGACGGGCCACTGCTCACGACGGCCGACATGGAGTGGTTCTGGGCGCAGTACCTCCGGAGTCCACTCGACACCGCCAACCCCTACGCCGTCCCGATGCAGGCCGACGACGTGACCGGCCTCCCGTCGGCGACGGTCGCCACCGGCGGGTTCGACCCACTGCGCGACGACGGGTTCGCCTACGCCGACCGTCTCGACCACGGCGACGCGGACGTGACCCGCGTCCACGCGCCGCGTCTGCCCCACGGCTTCCTCAGCCTAACCGACGAGGTGCCGAGAGCCGACGAGGCGATGTCGGCCGTGGCCGAGTCGCTGGCCGACGCACTCGACACGGCCTGAGTATTCCCGGTGAACGACTACTCTCCGAACGGTTCTAGGGAGCGTATGGATCCCGACGAGACGACGACTTCTCGCAGAGGCTTCCTTCGTGGCGTCGGCACGGTCGGCGGTGGGAGTGCGGTCATCGCCGGGTCGGCCGAGTCGGCCAGCGCACAGGAGGCGACGACCCACCAGGTAGACATGACCGACGGTCTCGTCTTCGACCCGGACAGTCTGACCATCGCACCGGGTGACACCGTGGTCTGGGAGACGGTCGGGAGCGTCGGTCACTCGGTGACGGCCTACGAGGACGAACAACCGGAGGGCGTCGAGTTCTGGTCGTCCGGCGACCTCGACAGCGAACAGGCCGCGCGGAACGCCTACCCCGACCAGGGTGACGTGGCGTCCGGCGAGACCTACGAGCACACCTTCGAGACCGAGGGCGTCTACGACTACTTCTGCATCCCGCACGAGGCGGCCGGGATGATCGCCGAGTTGGAGGTCGTCGAAGGCGGCGCGGCGCCCGACGGGGGTGGCGGACCGGTCATCCCGCAGGTTCCGGACAGCGCGAAGTCGCTGGCGGTCGCCGCGACGACCGCGATGCTGTCGGTGCTCGCACTGGCGTGGTTCTTCATCAAGTACGGCGGCGACTACGAGACGGTCGAGGACGGCGGAGAGTGAGGACGCGACCGCGACCACCAACAGCGAAGAAGGACCCGATCAGGGTGCGACCAGATCCACCACGGTCTCGGCGTCCACGACGAGGTTGTACGCCCCCTCGTCGTCGTTCCACAGCGCGAGCACGTTTTCGACCGCGACGACCGACCCGTAGTCGGCCCGGAACAGGTCACGGTTCAGCGCAGACTCCTTCGTCACGACCGCGTAGTGGTCGACCGACTCGCTCCCGTCGCCGATCTTGAACACCGGGTTCGGCTCCGGGTCTGCCGGCCCTCGGTGGCCGTCACCGTCCTCGGCGTCGGGGCCGGTCCGCGACAGGTCCCGACTCAGTTTCACCGCCAGCAGGTCGATGCGCTCGGTGACGTGTCGCTCCATGTCGGCCATCCGGGCGAACCGGGCGGCGTCGGCCCGAACCTCGACGCGGCGCTGACCGTCTGGTCGCAGGATGGCGTAGGCGAACTGCACCGTCTCGTTGGTGTAGGTGCCGTCGTCGGCACCCCCGGCGTCGAGGCGCGTCTGGAACGGCGGGGCCTCGACGTCGGGTCGCACGTCGAATGACCACCCGGTGTCGCTCGGGGCGTGACCGGGCCAGAGTCGGAGCGCCGGACTGTAGACACTCGCCGAGGAGTCGGCGGGCACGACCGCGCGTTCGACCTCCCGAAGGCCGATCGCGGTGTTCCTGTCGGCCGGTGCGAGTGCGACGACCGACCCGTCTGGCGTCACCCAGTCCATCGCGCGGGAGACGACCGCCGTCGGGTCGGCCAACTCCGAGAGGACGTTGCCGAACACCACGAGGTCGAAGGGACCGCTCGGCGAGTGCTCGGTGTCGTCGGCATCTCCGGTCGCGTCGGTCTCCGCCACCGCTTCGCTCGGATCGAACGCCTCCACGGTCGTCTCGTGGATCGTCGTCCGGACGTTTCGGGGCGTCTCGCCGAGCATCGCCTCCAACACCTCGGCCGCCGGACTCGGCTCTATCGCGTGGTAGTCGACAAGCGCGTCGTCGGGGAGGTAGTCGAACAGGCCCAGTGCGGGACCGCCGGCACCCGCGCCGACGTCCAGGACGCGAAGGTTCGAGGGGAGCAGACCGTTCTCGGCGAGGTCGTCCAGCACGTACCCGATCGCGGCGTAGTAGTCCGGCAGGTGGTAGATCGCGTAGCCCAGTGCCGCCGTCTCGTCGTACTCCACGTCGTTCTCGTAGAAGTAGTCGGTCTTCAGGCGGCTGATCGCCTCCCGGAGTGCCTCGCCCGAGTCCCCCCGGTGCCAGTTCGCGCCGTACTCCCGGACGAGCAGATCTTCGAGGGCGAAGCTGTACTGCTCGGGAAACTCGGTCGGCCCCCAGTCTGCACGCGGTGCCGGGCCGTCCTCGAAGGGGACGAAGGTGCCGTCCTCGCGCTCCCAGAGGCCGAGGTCGAACGCCTCCTCGCGGAGCGTCTGCCGGACGACTGCGGGGTGTGGCGACCCGTCGACGTACTCGGCGATCTCTTCGGGATCGATCGGTCTGACCTGCCGGAGGTACTTCGCGTTGTTCCGGATCGCCGTGCGCTGGTCGGTCACGACTCGTCACCTCGCTCGCCGGTGTCGGTCGGCGTACTCGTCGGACCGCCCGACTCGGACGACTTCCGTGCCGACTCCCCGGCTTCGCGGTAGAGGTCGGCGAAGGTCGCGGCGTCTGCGTCCGCGATTCGGCGGGCCGCGTCCGCGACCGCCTCGCTCCCGTCGAAGGAGTCCTGTATCTCGGCGTAGACCCGCGGTTCGCCGCCGGTGACGGTCGCAACGAGATCGCCGAGGCCTGCCGAGACGGGCGTCGAGAACTCCGGGCGCGTCTCCTCGGCCGCGAGGGCGAAGGCGAGGATCGCGGTGTGTGCGGCGGCCTGGACCGTCTCCATCGCCCGGTCGTGTTCTTCGGCGGTCGTCTCGAACAGGTGGTTGCCGGCGTCGGCGAGGTCGGCCCGGAGCGTGTCGGTGACCGGGCCGGGCGCGTCTGCGACGACCGCGACGTTGCCGGGCGCGTTCTCCGGCGCGAACAGCGGGTGGAGACTCACACGCTCCAGATCGGGGGCGTGCTCTCGCATCGCCGCGACCGGGAGCGCCATGACGCCGGTCACGTCCAGCAGGGCGGACTCGGCGCGGTCGGCGTAGGCCGCGAACGCCGACTTCGTCGCGGAGATCGGGACCGCGAGCGCGACCCCAGCGAACGTCTCCTCGGTGTCCAGCGAGACGTGTCGGGTCTCGTGGCCGTCGGCGGCGAGCGACTCGACTGCGCGGCGTGCCGACGCGGGGTCGGCGTCGGCGAAGGCGACCGGGACCGTGACGGTCCGGGCGAGCCAGCGACCCATCGCTCCGGCACCGACGACCAGCAGTTCCATCGGGCGGTCGTAGCCGGGGACGTGGCAAAAGGGGTTCGGTGCTGGGCGGTGGGTCGCCGGGACGCCGGCCGAACGGGTCGGCCACCCAACGACTCGATCGTAAACCGCCGGCCCGTCGTCGAGAGTGGAACAACAGTGAAGTGGTGGCCCCGGAAACCGACTGCGCATGGCTGACACACCACTGGCTGGACAGGTCGCGTTCGTCACCGGCACCACCCGAGGGATCGGGAAGGCACTCGCGCTCTCGCTGGCGGAGGCGGGCGCGAGGGTCGTCTCGACCGGCAAGACGACCGAACCGCGCGACGACCTGCCGGGGACCATCTACGAGACGCGAGACGCGATCCGGGAGGCTGGCGGCGAGTCCATCGCCATCGAGTTGGACGTGCGCGACCCCGAGAACGTGCAGTCCGCCATCGACCGGACTGTCGAGGAGTGGGGCAGACTCGACATCGTCGTCAACAACGCGGGCGCGATCCACTTCGCGCCCATCGCCGACACGCCGGCGAAGCGGTTCGACCTGCTGATGGACGTGAACGCTCGCGGGGCGTACGTGACGACCAGAGCCGCCCTGCCGCATCTCCGCGAGGGAGACGGCGGGCACGCGATCATGATGTCGCCGCCGGTGGCGATGGACGCCGCACCCGGCAAAGCGCCCTACGCGCTCTCGAAACACGGGATGACCTTCATCGCCAAGTCGCTCGCCGCAGAGGAGACGAACGTCGGCGTCAACGCGCTCTGGCCGGTCACGGCCATCGAGTCGGAGGCGACCCGGCACTTCAACATGGGCACGCCGGAGGACTGGCGGACCCCCGACGTGGTCTGTGACGCGACGCTGGAGATTCTGACCAGCGACCCGACGGACTGCACCGGCAACGCCTTCTACGACGAGGAGGTGCTCTCGCAGGCCGGCGTCGATGACTTCTCGGAGTACGCAGTCGTCGAGGGGAACGACCCCGGTCCGACCTCGGCCCAGTTGTTCGATCCGGACTTCGAGCGACCCGACGAGTGGTGAACTCCGACGGCACAGGACCAGTCGA
This genomic window from Salinirubrum litoreum contains:
- a CDS encoding small ribosomal subunit Rsm22 family protein; this encodes MTDQRTAIRNNAKYLRQVRPIDPEEIAEYVDGSPHPAVVRQTLREEAFDLGLWEREDGTFVPFEDGPAPRADWGPTEFPEQYSFALEDLLVREYGANWHRGDSGEALREAISRLKTDYFYENDVEYDETAALGYAIYHLPDYYAAIGYVLDDLAENGLLPSNLRVLDVGAGAGGPALGLFDYLPDDALVDYHAIEPSPAAEVLEAMLGETPRNVRTTIHETTVEAFDPSEAVAETDATGDADDTEHSPSGPFDLVVFGNVLSELADPTAVVSRAMDWVTPDGSVVALAPADRNTAIGLREVERAVVPADSSASVYSPALRLWPGHAPSDTGWSFDVRPDVEAPPFQTRLDAGGADDGTYTNETVQFAYAILRPDGQRRVEVRADAARFARMADMERHVTERIDLLAVKLSRDLSRTGPDAEDGDGHRGPADPEPNPVFKIGDGSESVDHYAVVTKESALNRDLFRADYGSVVAVENVLALWNDDEGAYNLVVDAETVVDLVAP
- a CDS encoding prephenate dehydrogenase/arogenate dehydrogenase family protein, producing MELLVVGAGAMGRWLARTVTVPVAFADADPASARRAVESLAADGHETRHVSLDTEETFAGVALAVPISATKSAFAAYADRAESALLDVTGVMALPVAAMREHAPDLERVSLHPLFAPENAPGNVAVVADAPGPVTDTLRADLADAGNHLFETTAEEHDRAMETVQAAAHTAILAFALAAEETRPEFSTPVSAGLGDLVATVTGGEPRVYAEIQDSFDGSEAVADAARRIADADAATFADLYREAGESARKSSESGGPTSTPTDTGERGDES
- a CDS encoding SDR family oxidoreductase → MRMADTPLAGQVAFVTGTTRGIGKALALSLAEAGARVVSTGKTTEPRDDLPGTIYETRDAIREAGGESIAIELDVRDPENVQSAIDRTVEEWGRLDIVVNNAGAIHFAPIADTPAKRFDLLMDVNARGAYVTTRAALPHLREGDGGHAIMMSPPVAMDAAPGKAPYALSKHGMTFIAKSLAAEETNVGVNALWPVTAIESEATRHFNMGTPEDWRTPDVVCDATLEILTSDPTDCTGNAFYDEEVLSQAGVDDFSEYAVVEGNDPGPTSAQLFDPDFERPDEW